A single window of Sphingobacteriales bacterium DNA harbors:
- the leuC gene encoding 3-isopropylmalate dehydratase large subunit gives MGKTLFEKVWEKHIVESIPNGPDVIYIDKHLIHEVTTPQAFAGLDKRGIKVLRPKQTIATADHNVPTKDQHLPIREALSKHQVDTLIKNCENHGIELYGLGHPFQGIVHVIGPELGVTQPGLTMVCGDSHTSTHGAFGAIAFGIGTSEVEQVLATQCILQTRPKTMRINIEGKIGKGIVSKDIVLYILSKISASGGTGYFIEFAGSAIRSLSMEARMTICNMSIEMGARGGMIAPDEVTFNYIKGRPFAPQGNDFDKAVESWKLLVSDTDAVFDKEYTFAAEDIEPMITFGTNPGMGIKISDEIPNPEKEDVGLDKALQYMDFERGETLLQKPIDYVFIGSCTNSRIEDLRLFADVVKGKTKAKDVTVWIVPGSKQVEKQAIEEGIDVILKEAGMELREPGCSACLGMNEDKIPAGKYCVSTSNRNFEGRQGPNSRTLLASPLTAAAAAITGKIVDVRTLL, from the coding sequence ATGGGAAAAACATTGTTTGAAAAAGTATGGGAAAAACATATTGTGGAATCAATTCCAAATGGACCAGATGTAATATATATAGATAAACACCTGATTCATGAAGTTACTACACCACAAGCATTCGCAGGATTAGATAAAAGAGGCATTAAGGTACTAAGACCAAAGCAAACTATTGCCACAGCAGACCATAATGTACCTACAAAAGATCAACATTTACCAATTCGTGAAGCACTATCTAAACATCAAGTAGACACTTTGATTAAGAATTGTGAAAATCATGGAATAGAATTGTATGGTTTAGGACATCCATTTCAAGGAATTGTGCATGTCATTGGACCAGAATTAGGCGTTACACAACCAGGACTTACTATGGTTTGTGGAGATTCGCATACATCTACACATGGTGCATTTGGTGCAATAGCATTTGGTATTGGCACATCTGAAGTAGAGCAAGTATTAGCTACACAGTGCATCTTGCAAACTAGACCTAAAACAATGCGCATAAATATAGAAGGAAAAATTGGTAAAGGAATCGTTTCTAAAGATATTGTATTATATATTTTATCAAAAATTTCAGCAAGTGGAGGCACTGGATATTTTATAGAATTTGCAGGAAGTGCCATTCGCAGTTTGAGCATGGAAGCACGTATGACTATTTGCAATATGAGTATTGAAATGGGCGCACGTGGAGGAATGATTGCACCAGATGAGGTAACTTTTAATTATATAAAAGGAAGGCCATTTGCACCTCAAGGCAATGATTTTGATAAAGCAGTAGAAAGTTGGAAACTATTAGTATCAGATACCGATGCTGTGTTCGATAAAGAATATACTTTTGCAGCCGAAGATATAGAACCAATGATTACCTTTGGAACTAATCCAGGAATGGGAATTAAAATTTCTGATGAAATTCCAAATCCAGAAAAAGAAGATGTAGGCTTAGATAAAGCATTGCAATATATGGATTTTGAACGTGGCGAAACATTATTACAAAAACCAATAGATTATGTTTTTATAGGTAGCTGTACCAATTCTCGCATCGAAGATTTGAGGTTATTTGCCGATGTAGTAAAAGGAAAAACAAAAGCAAAAGATGTTACAGTTTGGATAGTGCCAGGTAGCAAACAAGTAGAAAAACAAGCAATAGAAGAAGGAATTGATGTGATACTAAAAGAAGCAGGAATGGAGCTTCGTGAACCAGGTTGTTCTGCTTGTTTAGGAATGAATGAAGATAAAATTCCTGCAGGAAAATATTGTGTGTCTACATCAAATAGAAACTTTGAAGGCAGACAAGGACCAAATTCCAGAACATTATTAGCAAGTCCATTAACAGCAGCAGCAGCAGCAATTACTGGGAAAATTGTAGATGTAAGAACATTATTATAG
- a CDS encoding adenylosuccinate synthase, protein MSVDVILGLQWGDEGKGKIVDYLAEEYDVIARFQGGPNAGHTLVINGKKQVLHTIPSGIFREGKINFIGNGVVIDPVTLIKEIDNLENDGISVKDRLIISKRANIILPTHKILDAASESSKGDSKIGSTLKGIGPTYMDKTGRNGLRIGDILEDDFIVKYELLKSKHLQLLQIYNYNFELEPQEEIWFEAIERLKEYQQTESSYFIHQQIKAGKKILAEGAQGSMLDIDFGTYPFVTSSNTISAVCTGLGVPPSAINKVIGITKAYCTRVGSGPFPSELDNEVGEKLRKEGGEFGATTGRPRRCGWIDLPALKYTCMLNGVTDLVITKTDVLNAFEEFGVCTAYQYDDKTTNELPFDLLSTEIEPIVENFKSWGKIINGQALPETLSTYISFIEQYLETKVSMVSNGPERESLIVL, encoded by the coding sequence ATGTCAGTAGACGTTATTTTAGGATTACAATGGGGCGATGAAGGTAAAGGTAAAATCGTTGATTACCTTGCCGAAGAATATGATGTTATAGCAAGGTTTCAAGGTGGACCAAATGCTGGACATACATTAGTGATAAATGGAAAAAAACAAGTGTTACACACAATACCATCAGGAATTTTTAGAGAAGGAAAAATTAACTTCATTGGTAATGGTGTCGTGATTGACCCAGTTACTTTGATAAAAGAAATTGATAACCTAGAAAATGATGGTATAAGTGTAAAAGATAGATTGATTATTTCTAAACGTGCTAATATTATACTACCAACACATAAAATATTAGATGCTGCATCAGAGTCATCAAAAGGCGATTCTAAAATTGGCTCTACGCTCAAAGGAATTGGACCAACGTATATGGACAAAACTGGTCGTAATGGACTTAGAATAGGAGATATTCTTGAAGATGATTTTATAGTAAAATACGAATTGCTGAAAAGTAAGCATTTGCAATTATTACAAATTTATAATTATAATTTTGAGTTAGAACCTCAAGAAGAAATATGGTTTGAGGCAATTGAAAGATTAAAAGAATACCAACAAACAGAATCTAGTTATTTTATCCATCAACAAATAAAAGCTGGTAAAAAAATTCTGGCAGAAGGTGCACAAGGTTCTATGTTAGATATTGATTTTGGGACATATCCATTTGTTACATCTTCCAATACAATATCAGCTGTGTGTACAGGTTTGGGTGTACCACCAAGTGCAATCAACAAAGTGATAGGCATTACAAAAGCATATTGCACAAGAGTTGGTAGTGGGCCATTTCCTTCTGAGTTGGATAATGAAGTAGGCGAGAAACTAAGAAAAGAAGGTGGCGAATTTGGTGCTACTACAGGAAGACCAAGACGATGTGGATGGATAGATTTGCCAGCACTAAAATATACATGTATGTTAAATGGTGTAACAGATTTGGTAATTACCAAAACAGATGTATTAAATGCATTTGAAGAATTTGGCGTGTGTACGGCATATCAATATGATGATAAAACAACAAACGAATTGCCTTTTGATTTGTTGAGCACAGAAATTGAACCTATTGTAGAAAATTTTAAATCTTGGGGCAAGATAATAAATGGCCAAGCGCTACCAGAAACCTTGTCTACCTATATAAGTTTTATAGAACAATATTTGGAAACAAAAGTATCTATGGTATCAAATGGACCAGAACGAGAATCTTTGATTGTTCTGTAA
- a CDS encoding murein L,D-transpeptidase catalytic domain family protein: MKVRSFALVWSIVLFPLNTFTSFGNNFDNATLNNRTIDISANQEFLFDIEEIKSEEKIDSIPVEENALNSLIQQFKYISPEAIKMTLNSYNYLLESNKISKPNIITIVDFSKPSTTERLFVIDLKNRKLIQKSLCAHGKNSGENYAQYFSNNNQSYQSSLGAYVASETYDGSKGYSLKLDGQESGINSNARERGVVIHAADYVSFDFIQAHGRLGRSQGCPALPFDKYEKIIQTIKGGSCFFIYHPNAQYKQSSNINKSYDELALNSLLTNSN; this comes from the coding sequence ATGAAAGTAAGATCGTTTGCATTAGTTTGGTCAATTGTGTTGTTTCCATTAAATACATTTACATCATTCGGAAATAACTTTGACAACGCTACTTTAAATAATAGAACCATAGATATCTCAGCCAATCAAGAATTTTTATTTGATATTGAAGAGATTAAGTCAGAAGAAAAAATAGATTCAATTCCAGTTGAAGAAAATGCGCTAAATTCATTAATACAACAATTTAAGTACATTTCTCCAGAGGCAATTAAAATGACATTAAATAGCTACAATTATTTGTTAGAATCCAATAAAATCTCAAAACCAAATATCATCACTATTGTAGATTTTTCAAAACCATCAACCACAGAGCGTTTATTTGTAATCGATTTAAAAAATAGAAAATTAATTCAAAAAAGTTTGTGTGCACATGGAAAAAATAGTGGCGAAAACTATGCACAATATTTCTCAAACAACAATCAATCATACCAAAGCAGCTTAGGTGCGTATGTCGCAAGCGAAACTTATGATGGTTCAAAAGGCTATTCTTTAAAATTAGATGGTCAAGAATCAGGAATAAATTCAAATGCAAGAGAAAGAGGCGTTGTTATCCATGCAGCAGACTATGTAAGCTTTGATTTTATTCAAGCACACGGAAGATTAGGCAGAAGCCAAGGTTGTCCTGCTTTACCATTTGATAAATACGAAAAAATAATCCAAACAATCAAAGGTGGTTCATGCTTCTTTATCTATCACCCAAATGCACAATACAAACAAAGCTCAAATATTAATAAATCGTACGACGAATTAGCATTAAATAGCTTACTCACTAATTCTAATTAA
- a CDS encoding cellulase family glycosylhydrolase, translating into MYKLKLLIVSIIFLSISCKKENNGQRTVAKYEEDPSIIQDQYGRQLILHGLNTSSSAKSEPQRNPWIAESDVDREAKEFGFNFVRYLIFWDNIEPEKDVFSEAYLDRIQERVEWYTNRKMYVMLDMHQDLYALKFGGDGAPDWAIRPNGKEPIDLGAETPWWLKNIDPAVVNSWINFWSYTNHKDLQDHYALAWQKVAERFKDNPYVIGYDLMNEPWGGDLLKVFITGEFERKQLYDFYNRLIPKIRAIDQNKYLFFEPTPAPVTFGAPSNLPAIIDTRTPSKLVYAPHCYPYDTHEGLGYSASSKKNLIDWERERKKDVTQKNNNIPLVTGEFGLSPNNAEFDVYLTDFMNMSDRNQWHWTYWSNDRGGWSPLNDDGTETAILQYLVRTYPKAIAGKIISLNFDNSTKVFTMTYSSNPTINKPTEIFVPNRFYPSGYNVQVNGTDKYIITKDEVTQTINIDVNEIIATEVTITIEKK; encoded by the coding sequence ATGTATAAACTTAAGTTACTCATAGTATCAATCATATTTTTATCCATTTCTTGTAAAAAGGAAAATAACGGACAACGTACAGTTGCAAAATATGAAGAAGATCCAAGTATTATACAAGACCAATACGGACGACAATTAATATTACATGGATTGAATACATCAAGTTCTGCCAAATCAGAACCACAAAGAAATCCTTGGATTGCTGAAAGTGATGTAGATAGAGAAGCAAAAGAATTTGGTTTTAATTTTGTTCGTTATTTAATTTTTTGGGATAATATAGAACCAGAAAAAGATGTTTTTAGCGAAGCCTATTTAGATAGAATTCAAGAAAGAGTTGAGTGGTACACCAATAGAAAAATGTATGTTATGTTAGACATGCATCAAGATTTGTATGCACTAAAATTTGGTGGCGATGGTGCACCAGATTGGGCAATCAGACCAAATGGCAAAGAACCAATAGACTTAGGTGCTGAAACACCTTGGTGGTTAAAAAATATAGATCCAGCTGTGGTGAATAGTTGGATTAACTTTTGGAGTTATACAAACCATAAAGACTTACAAGACCATTATGCTTTAGCATGGCAAAAAGTGGCAGAAAGATTTAAGGATAACCCATATGTAATTGGCTACGATTTGATGAACGAACCTTGGGGCGGAGATCTTTTAAAAGTATTTATTACAGGCGAATTTGAAAGGAAACAACTATACGATTTTTATAATAGACTAATACCAAAAATAAGAGCAATAGATCAAAATAAATATCTATTTTTTGAGCCAACACCAGCACCAGTTACATTCGGAGCACCAAGCAATTTGCCAGCAATTATAGATACCAGAACACCATCAAAATTAGTATATGCACCACATTGCTATCCATACGACACACACGAAGGTTTAGGTTATTCAGCATCATCTAAAAAAAATCTGATAGATTGGGAACGTGAACGAAAAAAAGATGTAACACAAAAAAATAATAACATTCCATTAGTTACTGGCGAGTTTGGGTTATCGCCAAATAATGCAGAATTTGATGTGTATCTAACTGATTTTATGAATATGTCAGATAGAAATCAATGGCATTGGACATATTGGAGCAATGACAGAGGTGGTTGGAGTCCATTAAATGACGATGGCACTGAAACAGCAATTTTACAATACTTAGTAAGAACATATCCAAAAGCAATTGCAGGCAAAATTATATCATTAAACTTTGATAATTCAACAAAAGTTTTTACGATGACTTATTCTTCAAATCCAACGATTAACAAACCAACAGAAATATTTGTTCCAAATCGTTTCTATCCATCAGGATATAATGTTCAAGTCAATGGAACAGACAAATATATTATCACTAAAGATGAAGTAACCCAGACAATAAATATTGATGTTAATGAAATTATTGCAACTGAAGTAACGATAACAATAGAAAAAAAATAA
- a CDS encoding DUF1015 domain-containing protein: MITIQPLQALRPRKDVVHLVAAKPYDVLNSEEAKEEAKDNPISFLRVSKPEINFDTPIEQYDEKVYQKGKEVFDKLIEDGVLIKEDAPCLYIYAQTMQGRTQIGLVAGSSIDDYFEDKIKKHEYTLVAKENDRIKHMITKMAQPGMVFLAYRAIQEIDLIIQDYISKHTAEYDFVDSQEVRHQLWKIENQITINTLQILFATKVPFTYIADGHHRTAASAKVGKQLRDANPKHDGNESYNYFLSCLFPSTQLQIQDYNRVIKDTNSLSTEELISKIEENFIVEKIGEQQYKPTQLHEFSMYLGKNWYKLTAKKNTYEFADEIEVLDISIFTKYVLENILNIQDQRTDKRIDFVGGIRGLQALQQRVDSNEMQLAFAFYPVSIEQLMQVADAGKIMPPKSTWFEPKLKSGLIINSLK, from the coding sequence ATGATAACAATACAACCATTACAAGCACTAAGACCAAGAAAAGATGTAGTACACTTAGTTGCAGCAAAACCTTATGATGTTCTAAATTCTGAAGAAGCAAAAGAAGAAGCAAAAGACAATCCAATATCTTTTTTGCGCGTATCTAAACCAGAAATAAATTTTGATACACCAATTGAACAATACGACGAAAAAGTATATCAGAAAGGTAAAGAAGTATTTGATAAATTAATAGAAGATGGTGTTTTAATCAAAGAAGACGCACCATGTCTATACATTTATGCACAAACTATGCAAGGCAGAACACAAATTGGTTTGGTTGCAGGTTCTTCTATTGATGATTATTTTGAAGACAAAATAAAAAAACACGAATACACTTTAGTTGCTAAAGAAAATGATAGAATAAAACATATGATAACCAAAATGGCACAGCCAGGCATGGTTTTTTTAGCATATAGAGCAATACAAGAAATAGATTTAATCATACAAGATTATATATCAAAACATACAGCAGAATATGATTTTGTCGATAGCCAAGAAGTGAGGCACCAACTTTGGAAAATAGAAAATCAAATAACAATAAATACATTGCAAATACTTTTTGCAACCAAAGTGCCATTTACATATATAGCAGATGGACATCATCGTACTGCTGCATCAGCTAAAGTTGGAAAACAACTAAGAGATGCCAATCCAAAACATGATGGAAATGAAAGTTACAATTATTTTTTATCATGTTTATTTCCATCTACACAATTGCAAATTCAAGATTATAATAGAGTAATTAAAGACACAAATAGTTTAAGTACTGAAGAATTAATTTCAAAAATAGAAGAGAATTTTATTGTTGAAAAAATAGGAGAGCAGCAATATAAACCAACACAATTGCATGAGTTTTCTATGTATTTAGGCAAGAATTGGTATAAACTAACAGCTAAGAAAAATACTTACGAATTTGCAGATGAAATAGAAGTGTTAGACATCAGTATTTTTACAAAATATGTTTTAGAAAATATACTAAACATACAAGACCAACGCACAGACAAACGTATAGATTTTGTTGGTGGAATTCGTGGATTACAAGCATTACAACAAAGAGTAGATAGCAATGAAATGCAATTAGCATTTGCGTTTTACCCAGTTTCAATAGAACAATTGATGCAAGTTGCAGATGCAGGAAAAATAATGCCACCAAAATCAACATGGTTTGAGCCGAAACTAAAATCTGGTCTAATCATCAACTCACTGAAGTAA
- a CDS encoding glycosyltransferase family 2 protein, giving the protein MKKIGVVTITYNSEKVLPGFLQSVSNQTYKNFTLYVIDNISADATLAMIDIPHNFNCKIIKNNKNVGVAAGNNQGIKQALADACDYIMLLNNDVEFEHTLFEKLVYNMELLNASMIAPKMMYHPETTMIWWAGTILHKKDGYLNYHRGIHEEDKGQYNNIETVDYAPTACVLMKKEVIDDIGYMDEKYFAYFDDTDFFYRIYKQKKHKLLYFPNAQFFHKVGGLSKMRDGSPTKFKFSDFHIKLNIRNHIYYLKKQKLLSSYILIIFLFFRFNARFFFSGKYHLNFKTFKLVNQSYFKGLMM; this is encoded by the coding sequence ATGAAAAAAATCGGAGTTGTTACCATTACTTACAATAGTGAAAAAGTTTTACCAGGATTTTTGCAAAGCGTTTCCAATCAAACGTATAAAAATTTCACATTATATGTAATTGATAATATTTCTGCAGATGCAACTCTAGCTATGATAGATATTCCACATAATTTTAATTGTAAAATTATAAAGAATAACAAAAATGTTGGCGTTGCTGCAGGAAACAACCAAGGAATTAAACAAGCATTAGCTGATGCATGTGATTATATCATGCTATTAAATAATGATGTAGAATTTGAACATACGCTATTCGAAAAATTGGTCTACAACATGGAGTTGCTGAATGCAAGTATGATTGCACCAAAAATGATGTATCATCCAGAAACTACAATGATATGGTGGGCAGGCACAATTTTGCACAAAAAAGATGGATATCTAAACTATCACAGAGGCATACACGAAGAAGATAAAGGACAATACAACAATATTGAAACTGTAGACTACGCACCAACAGCATGTGTATTAATGAAAAAAGAAGTGATTGATGACATTGGCTACATGGATGAAAAATATTTCGCTTATTTTGATGATACAGATTTCTTCTATAGAATTTATAAGCAGAAAAAACACAAATTATTATATTTTCCCAACGCACAGTTTTTTCACAAAGTAGGTGGCTTATCAAAAATGCGCGATGGTTCGCCTACAAAATTTAAGTTCAGCGATTTTCATATCAAGTTAAATATCAGAAATCATATTTACTATCTAAAAAAACAAAAACTGTTGTCATCATACATACTCATCATTTTTTTATTTTTTAGGTTTAATGCACGTTTCTTCTTTAGTGGAAAATATCATCTAAATTTCAAGACATTTAAACTCGTAAATCAGTCATATTTCAAAGGATTGATGATGTAA
- a CDS encoding PorT family protein, which yields MKKILYLVLFFAVIDAHAKITYSIGIKGGPVFGRFKNYSLEGSKKSSLGGQFSSRIGGGGGINGRIWFNKFIGIDLGVEFNMGGNIQKAQQQMPTGFRERILTHKINYITIPLVAHLGWGNDRLRVYGTAGGYYALPVHGRENYDEYINKNLVTSTSYKKDIDFDNEFTKNDIGIRFGAGIEAYVSKNKRHGVTFDATYDWGLTKVYRDVIDDLDDKTKFTNSRTNIQVGYIYRFGVDEKKTASTKTKTEKAKTEKVKEEKKAKEPKPEKVKEEKVKEESKAKEKKVKETKEKIMTE from the coding sequence ATGAAAAAAATACTATACTTAGTTTTATTTTTTGCTGTTATCGATGCACATGCAAAAATCACTTACAGTATCGGAATAAAAGGTGGTCCTGTGTTTGGTAGATTTAAAAACTACAGCTTAGAAGGCTCAAAAAAATCAAGTCTTGGTGGACAGTTTTCGTCTAGAATTGGTGGTGGTGGTGGAATCAATGGTAGAATTTGGTTCAACAAATTCATAGGTATTGATTTAGGTGTAGAATTTAATATGGGTGGAAATATCCAAAAAGCACAACAACAAATGCCAACTGGATTTAGAGAAAGAATTTTAACACATAAAATAAACTATATAACAATACCATTGGTAGCTCACTTAGGTTGGGGAAATGATAGATTAAGAGTTTATGGTACAGCAGGTGGATATTATGCATTGCCAGTACATGGTAGAGAAAATTATGATGAATATATAAATAAAAATCTAGTTACGTCTACTTCATATAAAAAAGACATTGATTTTGATAATGAATTTACTAAAAATGACATTGGAATAAGATTTGGTGCTGGTATTGAAGCATATGTTAGTAAAAATAAAAGACATGGTGTTACTTTTGATGCTACTTATGATTGGGGTTTAACAAAAGTGTACAGAGATGTAATTGACGATTTAGATGATAAAACAAAATTCACTAACTCAAGAACAAATATACAAGTAGGATACATTTATAGATTTGGTGTAGATGAAAAGAAAACTGCATCTACAAAAACAAAAACTGAAAAAGCAAAAACTGAAAAGGTAAAAGAAGAGAAAAAAGCTAAAGAGCCTAAACCTGAAAAAGTGAAAGAAGAAAAGGTAAAGGAAGAATCTAAAGCAAAAGAGAAAAAAGTAAAAGAAACTAAAGAAAAAATAATGACTGAATAG
- a CDS encoding anthranilate synthase component I family protein, which produces MHQFYPYAVDDINLFKRKLLQLSEQFNYFCYLDSNNYPNYPYSTFGSFFAIDALHVFESAIESKNLLADFQNFSQQHNAWLFGFLSYDLKNTFENLSSKNIDNINNPLIQFFVPKYIIRIENEKVDIGVTNFEGIEKFKKLFEQDRKHKTDTANQKIEIRNRIDKTAYIDIVNKIKEEIRIGNIYELNFCQEYFAENIAIDTTNVFEQLNTISKAPFSCYYKHTNNYLMCASPERFLKKTQQTLICQPIKGTRKRGTDTATDSAIKNELYFNEKERSENIMIVDLVRNDMSRIATKNSVEVEELFGLYTFEQVHQLISTVKCTVDKETTFAEIIRALFPMGSMTGAPKIAAMQLIEKYEHTQRGLFSGCVGYITPKGNFDFNVVIRSILYNKENKYICIQTGSAITIDADAESEYEECKLKAMAMINALK; this is translated from the coding sequence ATGCACCAGTTTTATCCTTACGCAGTTGATGACATAAATTTGTTTAAACGCAAGCTGTTGCAACTTTCTGAACAATTTAATTATTTCTGTTATTTAGATTCAAACAATTACCCAAATTATCCATATTCTACCTTTGGGTCATTCTTTGCAATAGATGCACTTCATGTATTTGAAAGTGCAATTGAAAGCAAAAATCTACTAGCTGATTTTCAAAATTTTTCACAACAACACAATGCATGGTTATTTGGTTTCTTAAGTTATGATTTGAAAAATACTTTTGAAAATTTGAGTTCTAAAAATATTGATAATATCAACAATCCATTAATACAATTTTTTGTTCCAAAATATATTATCAGAATCGAAAACGAAAAAGTAGATATTGGAGTTACAAATTTTGAAGGAATTGAGAAATTTAAAAAATTATTTGAGCAAGATAGAAAACATAAAACAGACACTGCAAATCAAAAAATTGAGATAAGAAATAGAATTGATAAAACAGCATATATTGATATTGTAAATAAAATTAAAGAAGAAATTAGAATAGGAAATATTTATGAACTCAATTTTTGCCAAGAATATTTTGCTGAAAATATAGCAATAGATACTACAAATGTATTTGAGCAATTGAATACAATTTCAAAAGCACCATTTAGTTGTTACTACAAGCATACAAATAATTATCTAATGTGTGCTAGCCCAGAAAGATTTTTAAAGAAAACTCAGCAAACACTTATTTGTCAGCCAATAAAAGGAACAAGAAAAAGAGGCACAGATACAGCAACAGACAGTGCAATAAAGAACGAATTGTACTTTAATGAAAAAGAGCGTAGCGAAAATATAATGATAGTTGATTTGGTAAGAAATGACATGTCAAGAATTGCTACTAAAAACAGCGTAGAAGTAGAAGAATTATTCGGATTATATACATTTGAGCAAGTGCATCAGCTAATATCTACAGTAAAATGCACAGTAGATAAAGAAACAACATTTGCAGAAATAATACGTGCATTATTTCCGATGGGAAGCATGACTGGCGCACCAAAAATTGCAGCAATGCAATTAATAGAAAAATACGAACATACACAAAGAGGTTTATTTTCTGGTTGCGTTGGCTATATTACACCAAAAGGAAATTTTGATTTTAATGTAGTCATCAGAAGTATTTTGTATAATAAAGAAAATAAATATATATGTATACAAACAGGAAGTGCCATTACCATTGATGCAGATGCAGAAAGCGAATACGAAGAATGTAAGCTAAAAGCAATGGCAATGATTAATGCATTAAAATAG
- the leuD gene encoding 3-isopropylmalate dehydratase small subunit, with translation MDKFKTIASTAVPLNIEDIDTDQIIPARFLKATNREGFGDNLFRDWRYNADNTEKPDFVLNDKKYKGKILVAGKNFGCGSSREHAAWAIHDYGFSVVVSSFFADIFKNNALNNGLLSVIVSDDFLQSIFNAIEENPSTELVVDLEKQTITLNNQSENFEINPYKKTCMINGYDDIDYLLSIKDKVLSYEQNSKI, from the coding sequence ATGGATAAATTTAAGACCATAGCTTCAACAGCAGTTCCATTAAATATTGAAGACATAGATACTGACCAAATTATTCCAGCTCGTTTCCTAAAAGCTACAAACAGAGAAGGCTTTGGAGATAATTTATTTAGAGATTGGAGATATAATGCAGACAATACAGAAAAACCAGATTTTGTATTGAATGATAAAAAGTATAAAGGTAAAATATTAGTAGCAGGAAAAAACTTTGGTTGTGGCTCATCACGTGAGCACGCAGCTTGGGCAATACACGATTATGGTTTTAGTGTCGTAGTATCATCATTCTTTGCAGATATTTTTAAAAACAATGCATTGAACAATGGACTACTATCAGTTATTGTATCTGATGATTTTCTACAATCAATTTTCAATGCCATAGAAGAAAATCCATCAACAGAATTAGTTGTAGATTTAGAAAAGCAAACTATTACATTAAATAATCAATCAGAAAATTTTGAAATTAATCCATACAAAAAAACATGTATGATAAATGGATACGATGATATTGATTATTTGTTGAGCATTAAAGATAAAGTTCTTTCATACGAACAAAACTCAAAAATATAA